One window of Nymphaea colorata isolate Beijing-Zhang1983 chromosome 11, ASM883128v2, whole genome shotgun sequence genomic DNA carries:
- the LOC126410552 gene encoding uncharacterized protein LOC126410552 yields MSDPAWQWCTRVNPKDRLRVKCNYCKQIISGGISRFKHHIAGTQSDVAACNGSQEIPLPAYVKHQCQQLLDAVKASRIEKDMEDAEEGYGDPHEGEESEGEYVQLEQEDVGVSLGTTKGKGIMHGGGSSATTTRKRRGASISSVSRGRGRSQGRTGGGRVPTMRSSNMSGSIKNFFPNYTAAGAQPEIRIAMQSKDIIEAADETIGRWFYDASIPFNAANSYHYQPIADAIASVGRGYKMPSFHKLRGKILNNIVRDVKTYCDELKLSWKATGCSVMADGWTDIKNRTLVNFLVYCPLGTMFLKSVDLSDTPKTADVLFGIFDKVIEEVGPENVVQFITDNATNYKAAGEMLAARYGTFYWSPCAAHCVNLMLQDLGERDDMKLTVHRCQEITKFIYNHAYVLNLMRKFTNGAELIRPAQTRFATNVLTVQGIVKQRSSLRQMFSSDDWAAYPHAYKRKATTVVDTIFDVDFWESCVHLLKICVPLVKVLRSVDSEDRPSIGYLYESMDRAKEAIRDNMKGKKKLYMPIWKIIDERWSGQLHRPLHAAAYYLNPAIRYLPTFKKDREVEYGMLDCIDVLVSDSKEQDAIHMSINKYDTASGTMARDTAVRCRTTMRPDLWWERFGPDCPELRKLAIRILSQTCSATGCERNWSVFQHIHSKKRNRLEHKRLNDLVYVRYNMKLRQRQLETTSTRKHHNQYDPIFIDHFDILDSWIEEEPAAILDEDDLDFLNVEGAAEIVEEGEAGGEQWNVGDIPFATEGIEEEVNEGSEDDDEE; encoded by the exons atgtcggatcctgcatggcagtggtgtacaagggtgaatcccaaagatagattaagagttaagtgcaattattgtaagcaaatcatatcaggagggatttctcgctttaaacaccatatagctggtacacaaagcgatgtggctgcttgcaatggctcccaagagatcccattgccagcgtatgtaaagcaccagtgtcagcagcttcttgatgcagtgaaagcaagtaggattgaaaaggacatggaagatgcggaggaaggatatggggacccacatgaaggagaagaaagtgaaggtgaatatgttcaacttgaacaagaagatgttggtgtcagtttgggaacaactaaagggaaaggcatcatgcatggaggtggttcttctgcaactacaaccagaaaaagaagaggtgcaagtataagttcagtttcacgaggacgtggcagaagtcagggtcgtactggtggtggtagagtacctactatgaggtcgagcaatatgtctggttcgatcaagaatttttttcccaattatactgctgctggtgctcagcctgagattcgtatagccatgcaatcaaaggatattattgaagcagcagatgaaaccataggaagatggttctatgatgcatccattcccttcaatgcagcaaactcttatcattatcagcctatagcagatgcgattgctagtgtagggcgagggtataaaatgccctcttttcataaattgcgaggtaaaattctcaacaatatagttagagatgtgaagacatattgtgatgaactaaaattgagttggaaagctacaggatgcagtgtaatggcagatgggtggacagacatcaagaacagaacattggtaaacttccttgtatattgccctcttggtactatgttcttaaaatctgttgatttgtctgatactccgaagactgctgatgtgttgtttgggatttttgataaagttatagaagaagttgggcctgaaaatgtcgtacaatttatcactgataatgcaacaaattataaagctgcaggtgaaatgttagcagcacgatatgggacattttattggagtccatgtgctgctcactgtgtaaatcttatgcttcaggatcttggtgaaagggatgatatgaagttgacagttcacagatgccaagaaatcacgaagtttatttacaatcatgcttatgtcttgaatttgatgaggaaattcacaaatggggctgaattgattcgacctgcacaaacacggtttgctacaaatgttttgactgtgcagggtatagtcaagcaaagatcttctctcaggcagatgttttcaagtgatgattgggctgcatatccacatgcctataaaagaaaggctacgacagttgtggataccatcttcgatgttgacttttgggaatcatgtgtgcacttattgaagatttgtgtacctctagtgaaagtcctcagatcagttgatagtgaagatagaccttctattggatatttatacgagtctatggatagagccaaggaggccattagagataatatgaagggaaaaaagaagttgtacatgcctatatggaagattatagatgaaaggtggtctggacaacttcatcgcccacttcatgcagcagcctactacctaaatcctgccattagatatcttcccacttttaagaaggacagagaggtcgagtatggcatgttggattgcattgatgtattagtaagtgatagtaaagaacaagacgctatccatatgtcgatcaacaaatatgatacagcttctggtaccatggcgagagacacagcagttcgatgcaggacaactatgcgtccag atttgtggtgggaaaggtttgggcctgattgcccagaattaaggaagcttgcaattagaatcctcagtcaaacatgtagtgcaactggatgtgaaagaaattggagtgtatttcagcacatccatagtaagaagaggaataggctggaacataaaaggttgaatgaccttgtttatgttcgttataatatgaagttgagacaaag gcaactagaaacaacatctacgaggaagcatcacaatcaatatgatcctatcttcattgaccattttgatatattagattcttggattgaagaagaaccagctgcaatacttgatgaggacgatcttgattttttgaatgttgaaggagcagcagagattgttgaagaaggagaggctgggggggagcaatggaatgttggtgacattccatttgcaacagaggggatagaagaagaagttaatgaaggaagtgaagatgatgatgaagaatga